One genomic window of Candidatus Kuenenia stuttgartiensis includes the following:
- a CDS encoding MBL fold metallo-hydrolase codes for MIIRKITVGPLQVCTYIVYDVSAEALIVDPGADPEKIIAFINALKLLPKHVVITHGHGDHIGANASLKEAFPELQICVHEKDHDMLPYPAKNLSILAAFYGGATVRSPYADRTLKEGDTISAGKCIFEVIHTPGHTPGGICLYRKDPEKGQPPVLFSGDSLFKNGIGRTDFPGCSQETLIQSIKNKLLVLDEKTIIYPGHGPSTTLAEEKQHNPFLQ; via the coding sequence ATGATTATCAGAAAGATAACGGTAGGTCCATTGCAGGTATGTACTTATATTGTGTATGATGTTTCTGCTGAAGCGTTGATTGTTGACCCTGGCGCCGACCCGGAAAAAATTATTGCATTTATTAATGCATTGAAACTGCTCCCGAAACATGTCGTAATTACCCATGGACATGGAGATCATATTGGGGCAAACGCCTCATTGAAAGAGGCCTTTCCTGAATTGCAGATTTGCGTTCATGAAAAAGACCATGACATGCTGCCTTACCCTGCGAAAAACCTCTCGATCCTTGCCGCTTTTTATGGCGGTGCAACCGTGCGGTCTCCATATGCAGACCGTACACTGAAAGAGGGTGATACCATCTCTGCCGGTAAATGCATTTTTGAAGTAATTCACACCCCGGGCCACACACCAGGTGGAATATGCCTTTATCGTAAAGATCCGGAAAAGGGGCAACCTCCCGTATTGTTTTCCGGAGACAGTCTTTTTAAAAACGGAATAGGCCGCACGGATTTTCCGGGTTGCAGCCAGGAAACGCTTATACAATCGATTAAAAATAAATTACTTGTCCTTGATGAAAAAACAATCATCTATCCTGGACATGGACCCTCTACCACATTGGCAGAAGAGAAACAACATAATCCTTTTCTCCAGTAA
- a CDS encoding nucleoside-diphosphate kinase — MEEELTYALITPYSLLKSRTGGILGRLLSLSNLEVIGATMFAPGDEFVEKYCETIGEQEGKSSWKEVMINYINSSLRKGNKFGITNRAVLLFFKGHNAIKKLKDDVIGPISSFQGHTIRGSFGDYIERSDGTVEYFEPAVLTAADHNSNKKQLKLFTDYLTNDGGILENIVSFSEGAKPETTLVILKPFEKQSPLPGNIIDMFSRTGLFIVGIKLLSMSIAQAEEFYGPLVGIFEEKLKPKPEKIAAQLREGLKSIFSFEIPDVTINEHATQLTEQLKGINAKHEFNKIVHYMTGLDVAKATEAEKKNPGTARCLALLYRGPNAINEIRNILGPTDSKKGEPGKVRRIYGEDIMKNAAHASDSVENAERERKIIGLWKSESVKELKTLIEDYLSNK; from the coding sequence ATGGAAGAAGAATTAACCTATGCGTTAATAACGCCTTACAGTCTTTTAAAGAGTCGCACGGGTGGTATTTTGGGCCGGTTGCTCTCATTATCAAATCTTGAAGTTATCGGGGCGACAATGTTTGCTCCTGGCGATGAGTTTGTTGAGAAATATTGCGAAACCATCGGTGAACAGGAAGGAAAGTCCTCGTGGAAAGAGGTTATGATTAATTATATTAACAGCAGCCTGAGAAAGGGAAACAAGTTTGGCATTACCAACAGGGCGGTGCTGCTGTTCTTTAAAGGACATAATGCCATTAAAAAATTAAAAGACGATGTAATTGGCCCTATTTCAAGTTTTCAGGGGCATACTATCCGCGGCAGTTTTGGCGATTACATAGAACGTTCTGACGGTACGGTTGAGTATTTTGAACCTGCGGTTTTGACTGCCGCCGACCATAACTCTAACAAAAAACAATTGAAATTATTTACGGATTATTTAACAAACGACGGCGGAATTCTGGAAAATATTGTTTCATTTTCCGAAGGGGCAAAGCCGGAAACAACATTGGTAATATTAAAACCTTTTGAGAAGCAAAGCCCGTTACCTGGCAATATCATTGATATGTTTTCGAGAACGGGTTTGTTTATCGTGGGCATAAAATTGTTGTCGATGAGCATCGCCCAGGCGGAAGAGTTTTACGGTCCGCTGGTGGGCATATTTGAAGAAAAGCTAAAGCCCAAACCCGAGAAAATTGCGGCGCAGCTTAGAGAAGGTCTCAAGTCCATTTTCTCTTTTGAAATCCCGGATGTGACGATTAATGAACATGCAACGCAATTAACAGAGCAGTTAAAAGGGATAAATGCAAAACACGAATTCAATAAAATTGTGCATTACATGACGGGACTGGACGTGGCAAAGGCAACAGAAGCGGAGAAAAAAAATCCCGGTACCGCCCGCTGCCTTGCCCTTTTGTATCGCGGGCCGAATGCAATCAATGAAATAAGAAATATTTTGGGGCCTACCGACTCGAAAAAAGGCGAGCCGGGCAAGGTGCGCAGAATCTATGGGGAGGATATCATGAAAAATGCCGCCCATGCCTCGGATTCTGTGGAGAATGCGGAACGGGAAAGAAAGATTATCGGGTTGTGGAAAAGCGAAAGCGTGAAGGAACTAAAGACGCTGATAGAAGATTATTTAAGCAATAAATAA
- a CDS encoding bifunctional folylpolyglutamate synthase/dihydrofolate synthase translates to MSVNMIARNTLCLRSYEEACAFLNTSLDYEKLISYQYNTSTFNLDRMVRLLEQVGNPHREFSSLHITGTKGKGSTAIMLSTVLQRAGYKTGLFTSPHLTNLKERIQLNHTKIPEEDFTAALNVLVPDIQRLRNTTPAESPTFFETLTAICFLYFKEKQAEMAVLEVGMGGRLDATNVVLPLVSVITNIGLDHVNILGNTIPRIAYEKAGIIKKGIPVISAAEKPEALSVIKEVCMEKGAPLYLLGKDIRIDDAQPYTNKNSRGLLCNIKTWQGVYGNLFIPLMGIHQAKNCAMALGALDVLREHGKISIDNETIREAFTHVRCPGRIEVLGETPLIVLDFAHTVESMAALRETLFEHFTFNKLVVILGFSQDKDIDNILREIVPCANDIFVTKSTNSRAVPPEELAKKIKAVYGKRAEICNSARDAVIAAQHAASPDDLLCITGSAYIAGEVRQELAHQNIARA, encoded by the coding sequence ATGTCGGTTAATATGATTGCCCGAAATACCCTATGCTTACGATCATACGAAGAGGCGTGTGCTTTTCTCAATACGTCTCTCGACTATGAAAAGTTAATCAGTTACCAATATAATACTTCGACCTTCAATCTGGACAGGATGGTTCGCCTGCTTGAACAAGTTGGTAATCCGCACAGGGAATTTTCCTCCCTCCATATAACAGGCACAAAAGGAAAAGGGTCTACGGCAATTATGTTGTCAACCGTCCTTCAGCGTGCCGGTTATAAAACCGGACTTTTCACTTCCCCCCATTTAACAAACCTTAAAGAACGAATTCAGTTAAATCATACGAAGATACCCGAAGAGGATTTTACCGCAGCATTAAATGTCCTCGTGCCAGATATTCAGCGATTGAGAAATACTACTCCTGCAGAATCGCCTACGTTTTTTGAAACGCTTACGGCGATATGCTTCCTTTATTTTAAAGAAAAACAGGCGGAGATGGCCGTTCTGGAGGTGGGAATGGGGGGGCGCTTAGATGCTACCAATGTAGTACTACCGCTCGTATCGGTTATTACCAACATCGGTCTCGACCATGTCAATATTCTGGGAAACACTATCCCCCGCATAGCCTACGAAAAAGCTGGAATTATTAAAAAAGGCATACCGGTAATCTCTGCTGCAGAAAAACCGGAAGCCCTTTCTGTGATAAAAGAGGTCTGTATGGAAAAAGGAGCACCACTCTATCTACTGGGCAAAGATATCAGGATAGACGACGCACAGCCCTATACAAATAAGAACTCAAGGGGTTTGCTGTGTAATATAAAAACATGGCAAGGCGTATACGGGAATCTGTTTATTCCACTCATGGGAATACATCAGGCAAAAAACTGCGCGATGGCATTGGGGGCATTGGATGTCCTGCGTGAGCATGGCAAAATCTCAATCGACAACGAAACCATACGTGAGGCGTTTACCCACGTACGTTGTCCCGGGAGAATAGAGGTTCTTGGGGAAACACCATTGATCGTACTGGATTTTGCCCATACCGTGGAATCAATGGCGGCATTGCGGGAGACCCTATTTGAACATTTCACGTTCAATAAACTGGTTGTCATATTAGGATTTTCACAGGATAAGGACATAGACAACATTCTCCGAGAGATTGTGCCTTGCGCAAATGATATTTTCGTTACAAAGAGCACGAACTCCCGCGCCGTGCCGCCCGAAGAATTAGCCAAAAAGATAAAGGCCGTCTATGGAAAAAGGGCGGAGATATGCAATAGCGCCAGAGATGCGGTAATTGCAGCGCAACATGCCGCCTCCCCTGACGATTTACTCTGTATTACCGGATCGGCATACATCGCAGGCGAAGTGAGGCAGGAATTGGCCCATCAAAATATTGCCAGAGCATAA
- a CDS encoding tRNA modification GTPase, whose amino-acid sequence MNIQLSHETIAAIVTPIGEGGIGKIVVSGPKALNMANDIFEGKHIKDLCNAENGKLYYGHIVSGNQRIDEVILNVEKQGNSFTGEDVVEINCHGGIRILMRVYELIVSHGAKKETWEGLAAQALENDQIDAIQKEALPELVAARTKLCAKVLLDQYNGALSKTLHKCMDITKQMECASAEGHNTEEEVIFPLKELTHSIDALLNTAPFGMALISPQAIVILGKPNVGKSTLMNAVLGEEQMIVHHEPGTTRDYASEYISIEDIPFEIVDTAGIRKTEDTVESMSIEMTREQLGRADKVLAIFDNSKPLDHEDREILDALKSWKMAKAYERQRAYTIIPLINKTDLPAQLDTKIIESEIASPVYYISAQKKEGLDVVYEKLVEEFNTCYHPGTPVVFNKRQFHLLSGARRMLETAAFSAATIQELRNIFNECLRGAIY is encoded by the coding sequence ATGAATATCCAGTTATCTCATGAAACAATTGCCGCAATTGTGACTCCCATTGGCGAAGGGGGCATTGGCAAGATAGTTGTTTCCGGGCCTAAGGCTTTAAATATGGCGAATGACATCTTTGAAGGGAAACACATAAAAGACCTTTGCAATGCGGAAAACGGCAAACTTTACTACGGCCATATCGTCAGTGGCAATCAAAGGATCGACGAGGTTATTTTAAATGTAGAAAAACAAGGGAACAGTTTCACCGGCGAAGACGTGGTTGAAATAAATTGCCACGGCGGCATTCGGATTCTCATGCGGGTATATGAGCTGATTGTTTCACATGGGGCAAAAAAAGAAACATGGGAAGGGCTGGCAGCACAGGCGCTCGAAAACGACCAAATAGATGCTATTCAAAAGGAGGCGTTGCCGGAACTTGTTGCGGCACGCACAAAACTATGCGCAAAAGTGCTTTTAGACCAATACAACGGCGCATTGTCAAAAACGCTTCACAAATGCATGGACATTACAAAACAAATGGAATGCGCCTCCGCAGAAGGGCACAATACAGAGGAAGAAGTCATTTTCCCTTTAAAAGAACTGACGCACAGCATTGACGCCCTGCTCAATACCGCCCCGTTCGGCATGGCATTAATATCCCCGCAGGCTATTGTAATCCTTGGCAAGCCCAATGTCGGAAAATCAACACTGATGAACGCTGTACTCGGCGAAGAACAAATGATTGTGCACCATGAACCCGGAACAACGCGTGATTACGCAAGCGAATATATCTCTATCGAAGATATCCCCTTTGAAATTGTAGATACCGCAGGCATAAGAAAGACAGAAGATACCGTGGAATCCATGAGTATTGAAATGACGCGGGAACAGCTTGGACGCGCGGACAAGGTGCTTGCTATATTTGATAATTCAAAGCCCCTCGATCATGAGGATAGGGAGATATTAGATGCATTGAAATCGTGGAAAATGGCAAAAGCATACGAAAGGCAGCGTGCGTACACCATCATTCCATTGATAAATAAAACCGACCTTCCCGCTCAATTAGACACAAAGATCATTGAATCGGAAATCGCATCTCCGGTATATTACATTTCCGCCCAAAAAAAGGAAGGCCTGGACGTTGTCTATGAAAAACTTGTGGAGGAGTTTAACACCTGCTATCATCCCGGAACGCCCGTCGTGTTTAACAAAAGACAGTTTCATTTACTCTCGGGAGCACGCCGGATGCTGGAAACAGCCGCATTCAGCGCTGCAACAATACAGGAATTAAGGAATATTTTTAACGAATGTTTGCGGGGAGCCATTTATTGA
- a CDS encoding heavy metal translocating P-type ATPase, with the protein MPPYSYSDCVHCGKTIAKKEDAIINANGVIFCCWGCETVYSILKKEHFSLINKPHAGSSEYDILDNESFLRDYSVLQDGRQGMRFFVEGVQCTSCLWIIDQIPYWIPEVETVHLNMSQNTLFVSLKSPGFFGKVVSTLAALGYKTYPIRNTGEARHFQKKENHRQLMRLGVAGACAGSIMLYSFAIYSGLTGPMAQVFQYINLAFFLPVLFYCARPFYVNLWRSFRAWRPSIDLPIVLAVVIGFVLSLLHLIQGRQDLYFDSLSVLIFLLLASRYLLNRTQQKFLNSSCLLSFFEAQICRRWNEGRHAYEKVSASHLNAGDKILVNEGERIPADGEMINDWVNINPSVLTGESLPQKLFKGAKIYAGTQVVSGYAEILIEHTTGGSRIGRILKKVEEQIYNKTPLISLTDKAAHYFTIFILSLGMLFFLFYSVIDIAEAVRRTLALIILACPCALAFATPLTQSLSLKKASKKGYLIKNAESLEKLSRVKNVFFDKTGTITQGQFEFLKWKSPQSGEFVNFMPDTITLNAIYSIETHSPHPIARALVKQLEKVCDVKLPVCSLKEIPGKGISGTVEDNHYKLISALPDDGNDDSGIIASTVAIYRNELLVAYACLGDKLRKDAKETITALKKSGIKPHIVSGDNDSTVRNVAKKLGLADDSLYAGVSPEEKSTIVNKVSNALMVGDGVNDALAMSSCSIGIAVQGSVAASLVAADIYSAKEGVSPVLDLILLSKNTISIIKRNLVISFLYNFAGGIAALFGVISPLVAAILMPVSSLVILLSTVAGTKFTRKFNKWLPANIR; encoded by the coding sequence GTGCCTCCATATTCCTATTCTGACTGCGTACATTGCGGCAAGACCATTGCAAAAAAAGAAGACGCCATTATAAATGCCAACGGCGTTATTTTTTGCTGCTGGGGATGCGAAACCGTTTATTCAATTCTTAAAAAAGAACATTTCTCACTCATAAACAAACCTCACGCTGGCAGTTCCGAATATGATATTCTGGATAATGAATCTTTTTTAAGAGACTATTCAGTGTTGCAGGATGGCAGGCAAGGCATGAGATTTTTTGTCGAAGGGGTGCAATGCACCTCCTGCCTATGGATCATCGATCAGATTCCCTATTGGATTCCAGAGGTTGAAACTGTTCATTTGAACATGAGCCAAAATACCTTATTTGTGTCGCTAAAGAGCCCGGGGTTTTTCGGAAAAGTGGTATCCACCCTTGCGGCGTTAGGCTATAAAACATATCCGATCAGGAATACCGGCGAAGCAAGGCATTTCCAGAAAAAGGAAAACCACAGGCAGTTAATGAGGCTAGGCGTTGCAGGCGCCTGCGCGGGCAGTATTATGCTCTACTCGTTCGCCATTTATTCCGGGCTGACGGGCCCTATGGCTCAGGTGTTTCAGTATATAAACCTGGCATTTTTTCTTCCTGTGCTCTTTTACTGCGCCAGGCCGTTTTACGTAAATTTATGGAGGTCTTTCCGGGCGTGGCGGCCAAGCATCGATTTGCCCATTGTGCTTGCGGTGGTCATAGGTTTTGTTTTAAGCCTGCTTCATCTGATTCAGGGGCGTCAGGATCTTTATTTCGATTCGCTTTCCGTATTAATTTTTCTGTTATTGGCAAGCAGATATCTTCTGAACAGGACACAACAGAAATTTTTAAATAGTTCCTGTTTATTATCATTTTTTGAAGCACAAATATGCCGGAGATGGAACGAGGGCCGCCATGCCTATGAAAAGGTGTCTGCCAGCCATTTAAATGCCGGCGATAAAATCCTTGTTAACGAAGGAGAACGTATCCCGGCAGATGGGGAAATGATAAATGATTGGGTTAATATAAATCCCTCTGTTTTGACAGGCGAAAGCCTTCCGCAAAAACTTTTCAAAGGGGCAAAAATCTATGCCGGAACACAGGTGGTTTCCGGATACGCAGAAATTCTTATAGAACATACAACCGGTGGCAGCCGCATCGGAAGGATATTAAAAAAGGTTGAGGAGCAAATCTACAACAAAACACCCTTAATTTCACTGACGGACAAGGCTGCCCACTATTTTACGATCTTCATCCTCTCGTTGGGAATGCTGTTCTTCTTATTTTACAGCGTTATTGACATTGCCGAAGCGGTAAGACGAACGCTTGCCCTCATCATACTTGCATGTCCCTGCGCCTTAGCATTTGCAACGCCGCTGACGCAAAGCCTATCCTTAAAAAAAGCCTCAAAAAAGGGGTATCTGATAAAAAATGCCGAATCACTTGAAAAACTAAGCAGGGTCAAAAACGTTTTTTTTGACAAAACAGGAACCATTACACAAGGGCAATTTGAGTTCTTAAAATGGAAATCTCCTCAGTCTGGCGAGTTTGTTAATTTTATGCCCGATACCATAACCCTTAATGCTATATATTCAATCGAAACACATTCTCCGCATCCCATTGCAAGGGCGTTGGTAAAGCAACTTGAAAAAGTCTGTGATGTGAAATTGCCTGTTTGTTCTTTAAAGGAAATTCCAGGGAAGGGTATTTCAGGAACAGTTGAAGATAATCATTATAAATTAATTTCCGCATTACCTGATGACGGCAATGACGATTCCGGCATTATAGCCAGTACCGTTGCTATATACCGGAATGAATTGCTTGTTGCCTATGCCTGTTTAGGGGACAAACTTCGCAAAGATGCAAAAGAAACAATAACTGCATTAAAAAAATCAGGCATAAAACCACATATAGTTTCAGGGGACAACGACTCCACGGTGCGGAATGTTGCAAAAAAACTAGGGCTGGCAGATGACTCTCTCTATGCAGGGGTTTCACCGGAAGAGAAAAGCACGATCGTCAATAAAGTTTCAAATGCTCTTATGGTAGGTGATGGAGTAAACGACGCCCTTGCCATGTCATCCTGCTCCATTGGCATTGCCGTTCAGGGCAGCGTAGCGGCGAGTTTGGTCGCTGCGGACATCTATTCAGCGAAGGAGGGGGTTTCTCCTGTTTTAGACCTGATTTTATTAAGCAAAAACACTATCTCTATTATCAAGAGAAACCTTGTCATTTCCTTTCTTTATAACTTTGCCGGTGGAATAGCCGCTCTTTTCGGCGTTATCTCGCCCCTTGTTGCGGCAATACTTATGCCTGTAAGTTCTCTCGTTATACTGCTTTCTACGGTAGCAGGCACAAAATTTACCAGAAAATTCAATAAATGGCTCCCCGCAAACATTCGTTAA